CGGCGGCCCCGCACAGTTACGATAAATAAAATGCCATATAAAGCACATCCCCGTCGTGTAGGGGCCTCCGGTACCGCGGCAGACCGTCTTGTCCACGAAGATCATTCTCCTGATGCGTTAGCTACGCATTGTATCACGTTTGACCTGCCTATATCAATGTAGATTCGGTGGTATAGCGTGCCTCGATACTTCCGCTCGCGCAAGAAGAAGCTCGACTAATTCCTTTGCGCAGATCAGAAGCAATCCGCCAGCGGCTTTGCTCTTTCGTTGCATAAATGTGGGATTGGGACTATTGTTGTTGCGCCGGGGGCGATTGGGTTCGACAGGGGTCGCTTCCGAATGAAGCTGCATGACGAGATCCCGCCTCTCTCGTAAAACGGTGGGCAAGACGTAACAAACGTCGACAACTTAGCACTGGCCGCTTAAAGCTGTGGCCGCGTCCCCTGGGCAAAGCCTGTGAGCCCGGGTGAGGCGCTAAAACTATAAGGCTAGCGCGGGCATTGCGCCTCATGGCGCCCGCGCGAAATCCAAGTGAGGCTGGCGCCCGGACGCCCGCCCGTGGGCTTGCCGGTGCGCGAGACCAGAACGCGGGCTACGCATGTAGAGGCATTGTTCGGACGGTTCTTGGACGGGGGTTCGATTCCCCCCGCCTCCAACCTTCGCAGTGGAAGTGTCTTCCACCGCTACGGCTGGCAAGCCAGCCCATTCATTTTTGAAACAGGGAACTCTTGTCCGTCATAGCCGCGGAGAAGGTTAGTTGCACATCATGTTTTGAGGGAGCTTGTCCGCCGTAGCCTTGGCGAAGTAAGACTTTTTTGTTCAAGGACGTGCAGGCAACATGAGGGACGTGTATCTACTGGATGCGGCGCGGGAGACTCTGACGGGTGCATTGTGCCGGGAGAAGGGTCGGCCCGAGCAGCTTCTTAGCGCGCTCAGGTCTGGAAGGGCTTGGGTCTATGAGGACCTCGGCCAACCGCAGCGGTCACGCAGCGAACTCGAGAAGCTCTACACTGAAGACCCGGATTATGAGGACGTGGCAGGAAGGCTGGGATTATGAACAAGACTATTCCAGTATTCACTGCAAATGCTATTGAACAGATATCCAGAGTTTTGGGAGAAGCTGTAACCGGTGGTGAAATCGAACCAATTCTACGTCAATGTCGAATCGTGGAGCGTCCGTCCGAATCGGACACAAAGTGGCGGCGGATTCGCTCAACTCTTTTCGGTCAGCAAAAGCAAGACCAATGTGCAAATGCCATATGCTCGTTTATAGAGTCAGTTATGGACCCAGTTCGTTTTGTTGACAGGCCTGATAGATTTGAATCATTGCGAGCTGATCTGAACAAAACGCTGGCCTTTTCCGGATTGTCACTAAACCAAAGGGGTCAACTAGAGAGAGTTTCTGCAGCATCAACCTTGAGCGAAGCGGAAGAGCGGGCAAGAACCCTTCGTCACAAATTGCAGGGGCGAAATGTTCATCATGAAGTGCTTCAGTATTGCCGTTCAGAGCTCATACAAGACAACTATTTCCATGCTGTGTTGGAGGCGGCCAAGAGCGTCGCCGAGCGAGTCAGGAATAATACCGGCCTGACCACTGATGGAGCTATCCTAGTTGACGAAGCGTTTTCTGTTAAACATCCACTATTGGCGTTGAATAAACTTGAAACCGACAGTGAACAATCTGAACAGAAGGGATTTGTGAACTTATTAAAAGGAATATTTGGTGTATTTCGGAACCCACATGCACATGCACCAAAAGCAGTTTGGCCCTTAGATGAGCAGGATGCCATCGATCTATTGACCATGGTTTCGTACGTTCATCGAAAGTTAGATAGGTGCATACGAACACCATTCAAAGCGCGCGCAAAGAGTAGTGATGACCTGTAAATGCAGCACATCTGTTATTCGCGCCCAAGTGTGCCTGCTCGGTCAACTAGCGGGGGATGCGCTCGGCAGCCTGGTGGAATTTCAGACACCGGAGCAGATTTGACGGGAATACCCGAATGGTGTCCGGGAATTGGTTGATGGTGGGACCTGGAACACCATTGCCGGTCAGCCGACAGATGATTCCGAGATGGCGATTGCCCATGCCATCCGGACTGGAACTGGGACCCATGACCTCCACGAGCAGATCGTGCTCCGGGCGAACGAGATAGGCGCGGACGACTCACTCATGGAGGCGATCACCGGTGCGACAGAAGCACCGCCCGCGGATTACGTTCACCAGCAGGGCTGGGTCTTGATTGTTTTCCGGAACGCCTTGTGGTAGCTCCTCCATGCCTCGAACCTGGCGGAGAACGGCACTGGAAAGCTCGTGAGGCATTGTAAATAAGAGGCTTTTGATGTGTCGGCATTAGAGAAGCCGAATTTCTGGAAGGCGGCGAGCCCTCCAATTAGAATGCCCGGCCGT
This DNA window, taken from bacterium, encodes the following:
- a CDS encoding TIGR02391 family protein, whose amino-acid sequence is MNKTIPVFTANAIEQISRVLGEAVTGGEIEPILRQCRIVERPSESDTKWRRIRSTLFGQQKQDQCANAICSFIESVMDPVRFVDRPDRFESLRADLNKTLAFSGLSLNQRGQLERVSAASTLSEAEERARTLRHKLQGRNVHHEVLQYCRSELIQDNYFHAVLEAAKSVAERVRNNTGLTTDGAILVDEAFSVKHPLLALNKLETDSEQSEQKGFVNLLKGIFGVFRNPHAHAPKAVWPLDEQDAIDLLTMVSYVHRKLDRCIRTPFKARAKSSDDL